Genomic segment of Geminocystis herdmanii PCC 6308:
TATTGGTCGTCCTGTAATCTATATTGTAATAGATGTTTTCACTCGCATGATAGTCGGGTTTAGCGTCAGTTTAGAAGGACCTAGTTGGCTCGGCGCGATGTTAGCCCTTGAGAATGTAACTACGAATAAAGTCGAGTTTTGCCGTCAGTATGGAATTGAGATTACTCCTGAAGACTGGCCTTATCATCATTTGCCTGAATCTATTTTAGCCGATCGAGGTGAATTTGAAGGTTACAATGCTGATAATTTAGTGAATGCTCTCAATATTCGTGTTTCTAATACACCGCCTTATCGAGCAGATTGGAAAGGAATTGTCGAAAGAAATTTTGGCTTAACTAATGAAAAGATGATTCATTGGCTACCCGGAGCGGTTAGAAAACAACGAGAAAGAGGGGATAAGGATTATCGACTAGATGCAGTTTTGGACTTACATCAATTTCGACGACTAATGATTCATCAAATCCTTGATCATAATCATAATCACTATTTGAAGGATTACTCAATGGATGAATTTATGATTCAGGATTATCTGCAACCTTATCCCATCGATTTATGGAATTGGGGAATACAAAATCGAGTAGGTCATTTGCGAACTCAATCAGAAGATGTTATTCGTCTGAATTTATTACCATCAGCACAAGCATCTGTAACGGCTCAAGGAATTTATTACAACGGTTGTTGCTATACTTGTGAATTAGCCTTAAGAGAGCAATGGTTTGTCAAAGCCAGAAATGAGAGACGATGGAAAGTCAAAATAGCTTATGATCCTCGTTTCGTGGATCATATTTATTTACGTTTGCGTGATAGCCCAGTCTTAATCACCTGTAATTTAGTTGAAGCCGATCTCAGATTTAAGGGTAAAGATTGGTATGAAGTTGTTGAATATTTTGAATTACAAAAACAATATCAAGAATCTTCTAAAACTAGAAAACAGCAAACTCAAGCTAATTTTCACGCCCAAGTTGAACAAATTGTTTCAGAAGCACACAAACAAACATCTCAAGCGAAAATTCCTCAAAGTAATCGTTCCCGTGTTCAAGGGATTCTTCAAAACCGTTGCACCGAAAAAGAATATGAACGATCTAAAAATTTAGGCGTTGAAGAAAACACTATCCAAGAACTAGCAGAGATAATTCGTAAACGTTCAGGGGGGGGAAATATGGTAGTTTAGAGACATGGAACAAGAGCAACTACTGAAAACGAATTTTACACCATCGAAGAATGGGATTTGACTCCTTCTGGGGTGAAAAATTTTGTAGTGCATCAAAACCAGAGAATTGAACAACTAGAAAAAGAACTGGAAGAATTACAAAAAAGACAAGAAAATCTGGAAGAGAAAGTTAATAGTAATTCAAACAATTCAAACATTTCACCATCAACGGAAATTGTCAAACCAGAAAAGAAACAAAAACCCAAAAAAACAAAAAGAAAAAGAGGTGGACAAAAAGGTCATGTTGGAAATCACAGAGAATTATATCCCGAATCAGAATGCCAAAGGGTGGAAGACCACTTACCACCAACCTGTAAATGTTGTAGAGAGAAACTATCGGGAACAGACGACCATCCTTATCGACTTTGAACACTTCCAAAATAACAATGAAAAAAGTACCTTAGAGAAGGTTAAATTATACAACTTTATTCCCCTATTACACGATCGAGCATTTTAGTCAAGAAGGAATATTTGCAAAAAAATGGCAAATTGTCCGTAAGGCTGGTTTAAGAAAAGAGATTGAGATGTTACCATCAATACAACAAATTCTTGATGAATACATTGATTCTCTCAATTTTACCTGATTAAACCAGCAATGGTTTCCAACTTTATTTAATTTTCTTTTTATCCTGACTAACGGAAAATTAGTATTTTGAAACTGTTTGGAGTTTCCAACTATATTATTCTTTGACAGTTAATCTTGTTAATAGTCTTGCTCATAAATGGTTACAGTCAACCCACGCTGATAAATGTGATACTTCCTGTAATGTATGTTTGCAAGATTATCGTAATTTACCCTACCATCCTGTTTTAGATTGGAAGTTAGCCTTAGATATGGCTCGATTGGTGAGTGATGCAAATGCTATTATCGATTTACAAACACCTTGGGGTAATCAACTTAACCCTTGGAGTCGTTTGAGACAAGGTAATAACCCACCAATTCCAGCTACTCTCCAATTATTGGGATATAGTTCACCTGTGCAATTTGGATCTTTAATCGGCTTTAAACATCAAAGACGTGATCGTAAGGATATTTTGATATTAAGGCATCCTTTATGGAATAATGATCATTCTGAGTGGATTAATGCAAGTTAGATCGCTCTTAGTCAATATTCAGGCTATAACATCATAGCTGGTAATCCTTTTATTCTGCTTAGAAGACCTGCCGAATATGTTTAATAAAACTTTATTAGTATATTGTAATGAATATTCTAATTTATGATACAGAAATTATTAATTGTATCCTTTCAAAATCAGAAAAAATAGATCATAATTTATCCTATTGTCTAGGTTGGGATGATTATTCGGGTATGGGAATTTCTGTTGTTGGTACTTGGCGTAATTATGATTTACTAAAAATGGGGGAAAATCGTTTAACAATTCCTAAACCACTAGGTAAATTTGAAGCATTTGTTAATGAGAATAATTTACTAAATCAACATCTTGGGAATAACTTAAATAGCTTCAATTGTTTACAAAAGATAGTCAATCGAGCTGATAAAATTGTCGGTTTTAATTCAACAGCATTTGATGACAAATTATGTCAGGCTAACGGTATTGATATTAAAACAAATTATGATCTATTGTCAGAAATTCGTATAGCAACAAATCAACCTGCTGAATACGTCTATGGTTTAACTAGAAACGGTTATGCACTTAAAGACTTATCGAGAGCAAATTTAACTATTAATAAAACATCTACGGGTGAATTAGCTCCTGTTTTATGGCAGAAAGGGAAAAAACAAGAAGTAATTGATTATTGTTTAAATGATGTAAAAATATTAAAAGAATTATATTTTTTATTTATTAAAGGAGAACTTTACGATCCAACTAATGGAGGTAAATTACCTTATAAAAAGGGTTCGTTGATCAGAATAGAAGTTGATGGTTTAGGACAAAAAATCATAGCTTTATATTTAGGAGCAGAAAAAGCAAATCCACGTCACTATCACTATTCTAATTATTATTTTTTACCTTTAGAGAAGCTAGAAGTGTGGAAAAAACTAACAAATAATCTTTAGTCTTCAAATAATATTAGATTTTGTTGATGATTATTTTACTAATAGTGTTGCGAAATATATCTTTAAGATGCCAGAAAATGATACACCAACGCTCTTGATTTACAGCTTTGATTCCATGTAACATTTTACAATTAAATTTAATAACCTCTCCATCTGTTAGATGATAACACTGAGGTTGTAATTTTTCTCCTTTTCCTACCATCTCCGCCATTAAAAAAGTTGCCTCACCCAAATTGATGCTAACAGCAGTGGATGAAAAAACTGTATGATCTCGATGTAGGTTAATTTTTACTCCTTGTTGATACAATAATAGTAGTCCAATATCAAAATTGGGTAAAACTCGATCGCCTAGAGCTTCTAAACGCTCATCTCTAAAACCTTCTGTAATGGTTGGTTGTTTTTTTAAATCACAATAACGACGAATCCATAACTCTTTTCTACCCTTAGCATAACGACTAATCGTAGGCTTGAGCAAATATCGATGATTTTGACACCAATTATGTAAATCTTGGAGATTTTGCCCCTGAATTTTACCAATTTTTTCTAACATAATAATTAATTGTAATGATAACTTTAAGTACTGCTAACCTAAGTTTAGTCAAGGAATTTTTAGAAAATTTAAAAAATAAAGAAGCATATCAATTTCCTGATTATTTACAAAATATTTACTCAATAATAATCGATGATTATTGTAAACAGAATCCCAAATTTAAACAAGATTTTAACTATAGAGAATGTGTGAACAAAATTTATCAATCCAATGCACCAAATGTAAACAGTGATGACAAAAATCATATCTTAGAACAATTTTATTGTTTTTTCCCCACACACTACTTTAAGTTTTTACAGTCTTTAGTGATAACAGAACTAGAGAATATAGAAAATAATAGTACAAATATTTTAACATGGCAATCTGTGACATTCATCGATATTGGCTGTGGTGCAGGGGCTGGTAGTTTAGCGTTATTAACATTAATCATCGAATATCAAAAGTTTTTAGTCGAAAAAAATAAACCTATTTCTCCCATTAGGATTTATTTAATTGGTTTAGATCCTAGTGAAAATATGCTTTTATTATATAAAGAAATTTTAGACGATTTAAAAAATAAATTTAATGATTATTTAATTGATATAAAATATGATATTTTAAAGAGAGCTTTCCCTGAAGGAATTGACGAGTTAATCGATAGATTTAAACCACTAAATAGTCACTCTATTTTTCTCGGAATATGTAACGTTATTCGCCCTTTATGGGATTGTTTTAACAGGGGAGAGACTCCTGCACAGGAATTAATAGATCAAGCACTTAATGATCAAAAATTTAGTAATCCTGAGTTTGGTTCAGCAGAAACTAGAGCAATAAAATCGATTTTAGAAAAATGGGAATTAGATCGACTAAGTTTATTAAGTATTGCTACAAAAGATCGTTACAGATGGAATCTAAAATTAGGCTTAATAACTCAAAAATTCAGAAAAGAAATATCAATTTCTAATGGAAAAGAAATAATTGAGACAACGGTTCATTACTATAATCCCATAAGTTCCTTTTTTGAAAAAAATAAAGATTCTTATCCATCTGAATATTACTACGATTATTCTACTTTTACTAATGAATCTTATCAAAATAATCAACAATTACATTCTGTATTAAACTTAGAAAATATTGAATTAGCATGGTCACGCTCTCGCCGTTACATTCTCCATGAAACCTTTGCCGATGAAGCAGAAATCAAATTATTTGACGATGACATTGAAAGAAAATTGGATAGATTACGTCAAAAAATACTAGCTAGACAATGGATGGCTTTGAATGTTGAGCATACTTTATTTTATAATTTACCAAAAAATCCAAATAAATCTCGTCCTAAAACATTACCAAGAATAGAAGAACAAATCCTATCAGCTAGTATTATTCAATCTTGTCCAGTTAATGATTTAGATTTACAAAATAGTTATAGCCATCGTTTAAACGATGATCGAGATGAATTTTTATATTATTACTGGTTAGATCAATGGCTAAAATATATCAGAGAAACCCATAAAAATGCTAAAGATAATAGTGTCTTTCGTTCTGATGTTAAAGGATGTTATCAACATATTAAACAAAAAGAATTACTAAACAATATTAATAAGTATTTGTCCACTGAAAAAAGAATAACAGAAATTTTAGAAAAAATTATATTCAGAGATTTTAAGAATGAAGTTCATGAAGAAGAACATACTTATGGCTGTGGTTTATCGCAAGGACATATTGCTTCAGGTTTTTGGGCTGAAGTTTATTTAGCAAAAATAGATCGAATTTTTAGAGAACCACCACAAGAATTAAGCTATTTACAACAAGTAAACTTAGCCCGTTATGCTGACGATATGGTAATTACATTTGATGATAATGAAAATAGTTTTGATAAAATCGAGTCCGACTTGAAAACTCAGTTCAAGGTAATAGGATTAGAATTATCTGATGAAAAAACTCAAAGATTTCCAGAAGATGGACAAGAATATATTAGCGAGACAACTTTAGATAAAAAATTGGATCAATTAAGCAACAAATTCAGAAGATTATTATTATCTATTTATAATATTAATGATGATTTTATTAAAGAATATAAAAATAATCGTGAACAATTTATCTCGGATTACTATAAGCTCATAAAACTGATTGGTATTAATATTTCAAGAGCATGGTTGCAAAGAAATATATCTCAATCTTATAACGAAAGAAAAACAGATTTAGACTTCTGGCAATCATTCGCTCAAATGATGTTTAAAATATCACAAAAAATTATCAAATTTACATTAGACAATATACCTAAACGCCTAAATATTTGGGCAATAAATCACGAATTAAAGTTTACTGAATTTCCGATACAGTCAGATGGCGAACATTGGTTAGAAGAATTTAAACAGAAAAATAAAAACTGGTATTCAGAACTAATTGATTTCAAAAAAGAATTAATTAATTTGTGGAAAGAAAATTTATCTGAACTAGATAAAGATGATTTATCCTTAAAAGAAGAAAAACAAGCTCAACGTCGTTTAAAATTTACTGCAGGACGTTTATGTACTTTAGGATTAGATGATATAGCTGATGATTTAGTGAAAATTATTATTGAAAAACCTTGGTTAGTACCTGTACATTTCTTATGTCGGAGTTTAGCTAATTTAGATCGTGCTTTGGAACTTTTAGAGCAAATTATTGAGAGTAGTCTAAATTCTTACGTTAAATCTCATGCTATTCGTGCTTTAGCTGATATTAAATCACCTCTACCAGAAAAAGGTATTGACTTAATATGTGAGTATATTCAATCAAAAGATACATCTATCTGTGAAAAATTGAAAGCATCGGAAGTGATTTTATTTATTAAACAATTAACTGATATTAAAAATAAATTAAGTCGAGAAAAATTACAACGATTAATTGAGGAAGAAAAAGATTTATATTTAATCAAAAATTATATTTTAATCTTGGGTCAAGTTTATGGAGAAGAAACTATTACCGATTATTTAAAACAACTGCAAAAGCAATATTTTATTAATTATGTAAACTGCTTAGAAGATAAATGTGAAGATTCTCAATGTCATAATTTAATTCTAATTGACGCTATACAGTTTGTTTTGTGTAATCTAATAAATAATTCAAATAAAAATAATTTATTTAGTCAAGATGAACCCGAAATATTATCAAAATATTATGCTAAGAAATATCCTGTTACAGAAATGGAAACTATGACTGGCTCAAATTCTCCATAAAGAACTTTTTGGGGATTCAGATACGATCGCAACTGCATATCTTCATTTATAACTAATTATCCAAACTCGATATTACAACAGGACGATGGAAAAATTATCAGAATATCTTTCTTTACTGCATAACAGATTCCTTCAGAATCGCTTCTAATTCCTGGAATAAGACAGTCACTTTATTAATTTACTAACTTTTTTATTACTCATAATCTTATTATTCTTTTTTCTCTAATTGAATTTGATCTAAATTTACCCACTTTATTTTCGGATGATGGAAATTTATAACGGTGGAACAAGACTCTTAGTCACTCTAATTTACCAATTAAGTTAGATACTGAAGAAATTATCGGCAAAAATTTAACTATTTTTCGTAAATTAGATAACGGTTTTACTGTTAAGAAAAATGAATGTAGTAGTATTTCTGAAGCCCTGTTGTTTTATCTTGAAAATGAAGCTGAAGTAGCCTTTTGTGAATGGGGACAATTAATTTGGTTACAGGCAAAAAATCACTATTATCAACGGGAATTATTAGCTTCTTTAAGTGATAAATTAGTTTATGGTGAGGAGTTTAAAAAGAATATCAAGACTTTACAAAATCGCCCTGACAGAGTACAATTAGTCAATCAAAGATGTGATCAATTATGTCGTTTTTTAGAGTCTCTCGATAATAATAAATATAACCCCCCTCATTGGATTTTAAACCTCTAGTAAAAAGTCCTTATCCCGACTCTAATCATGAATGTGACGCATGGAATGATCAAGATGCACATAGATTATTTGGACACTGGTTAGGTAATGGACAGTATCAGATCGATCGTATCGCCAAAGGATTGCATTAAATTTTCTGTTACGTTGAGATTTATTCCAACGATCTAATTTTGATCATTAGTGCAATACTAAATTAGTTTATCTTCCCATAACGCTAATTAAGTTATAAATAAAATCTAAATTAGCACCTACTCTAAAGGCTTATTATGCAAAGGATTTAAAAATTATACAACTTTATTTCCTTGAATTTTATTTGTGTAATTTAGCAGTTTCCTATTAAATTCAATAATATACAACTTTATTTTTGAAAGTAACGAAAAGTAATAACGAAAATAGGTGTTTACGAGCGTTAAAATTATACAACTTTATTTATCTATTACATATGTAAATAATTCATACTCAATCACCTCTTCTCACCTATGAACAAACTTAACTCACTTTACGAGATAAAGATAAATTGACGATCGAAAGGACTAAAATAAAGGTAAAAAGTACTAAACCCATAGTAGAAGCATAGTTAAAATCTAAATCTTTAAAGGCTTTTTCGTAAAGATAATAAACTACAGTTTTTGTCGCATTACGAGGGCCTCCTTGAGTTAACAAATATATTTCTTCAAATACTTTAGTGGCACTTAAAGCCGAAATAACCGCCACTAAAAAAATATAAGGTTTCATTAAAGGAATTGTAATATCCCAGTGTTTCTTCCAACCATCTGAACCTTCGATCGAAGCCGCCTCATACAATTCAGGAGATATACCTTGTAATCCTGCTAAATAGATAACCATGTAATACCCTAACCCTTTCCAAATGGTGACAACCATCACACTCCAGATGGCAAAATCTGGACTCGTTAGCCAAGGAATACCATCCTTAAAACCTAGACTAAACCAAAATTGGTTTAAAATGCCATTTGACCAATAAATCGCCTTCCATGCTAAACCAGCCACTACCATAGAAACCACTACAGGAGTATAGTAAGCGGTACGAAACCAGTTAATTCCTCGCAATTTTTGATTGACAACAATAGCTAATATCAAGGAGAGAAAAACTAAAGGGGGTACAACTCCTAGGAGATAAATTAAAGTATTTATCAGGGTTTGACGGAATAATTTATCTTCAGCCAGACGTTTAAAATTTTCTAACCCTACCCATTCAGGAGGCTGGGTTAAATCGTAGCCAAACTTGGTAAAACTCAAAGAAAAGGCTTGTAGGGCAGGATAAAAAACAATGATGGAGAGAATAATTAAAGCTGGAATTAAGAATAGATACGGAGTCAGTTTTCTAGTAATTTTCATCAAAGTTTATAAATATAATTTACTTGTAATTAAAATTTTAGAATTTTGTCATCAAGTGCTAAATAAGTTATTATAAATTTCACTATGATTATTTTTCTCGATGATTCTTCATTTTTAATTCTCAATTATCCATTCTCAATTAATTATGAGATTACTGCCATCAAAAACTCGAACTAAAGTACCTTCTGATGGGAAATCTTCAGGGCGCACGGTGATACGATTACCTTTTATTATGTTGATATTAAAATTTGCTTCTTTGGCTAAGTCAACAAATCTTTGTACTCCTTGTAATTCACAAACATTTGCTTCCGTGGCGTTGGTTAAATATTGAGTGGGAATTACCATTCTAGGGTTTAAAATTTCGATCGCTTTCATGGCTTCTTCTGCGTTATAAGCCTTTGCACCTCCTCCTACGGGAATAAAAATGATGTCAGGTGTACCCATTAAGATTTTTTGTTCGATGGAAATAGGGGAGGCAATACCGCCTAAGTGTAATAATTTTACCCCTCCTTGAGTCCATTTCCACACTATATTATCACCGAATCTTCTACCGCCTTCTCGATCGTGCAGGGTTTTAATCCCTTGAAATTCAATATTATTTACATTATACACCCCCGGTTCAACCATTAATTGAGGATTATTGGGTAAACCCGAAGCCGAACCTTCATCAAGTAATCTACTGCTAATCATAACTAAATCGACTATGGGTTTAGGTGCTTGATATTTAGCAGTACAACCCAAGGGAGTAAAAGGATTAGCTAAAATTCTAATTTGGGGATTGGAAAACAGAAAGGCACTATGACCTAACCATTCTATACTGACTTGCTTAGGAGATGCCATCGCTTTTTTTCCTTGAGAGTATTTAGTGGTTAAAAGAGTAGTTAATACTCCTGTACCAGTTAAGCGAATCCAGTCACGACGATTAATCATAATGTAAATGGTAGAAGATAGTTGAATTTTATAATATCAAAAACACTTTAACAAAGTAGGAGCGATCAAGATTAACTTTTTTTGTCCATACTTATATATATTGATGGATATTTTCTGGTAATTGTTGCATCAATTTACAAATACTTGTAATTAAAAGTAATTTAAAAGTGTGAGTGATAAAGAGAGAAGTTAGGTGACAGGAGAAATACCTAAAAATTAAAATTTTGAGACTTTTTCAAGGTAACAAAGTTATTTTTATTCATTTTGCTGATTTTGTTGACAGAGAATTAAATTGAGAATATTTAACTGGGATGAGGAGAAAATTTGTTGATCGGTAAATAACTTATATCTTAATAAGTTAAAGGTATAACTATTAAATAATAGAAAAGGAAATTCATGATAATATGAACCAATGGGTAGAACATTTTGTAAGGGAAATATATATCTTAAATAAGTTTCTAAAATCGATCGAAAACTTTTGTCTTCATCTATTTTTCTTTCGGTTTCTTTCTCTAAATATTCTTTAATAATTTGAGGATGTATTAAGATAAAGAAAGGAAAGGCATAATATTGATCAAATTGTTGGCTAGTTTGTTGAATATATTTAGTCATTATATCATCATTATTCATCTTTTCTAAGAGTTCGATCGCACTGTGACTAGCAGTAATTAAATTATGATTAAATTGATCACTATTACTAATAGATTTAAGTTTTGACAACAAATCTTTATAGATTTCTTTAATAACTTTCAATTCATAAGTTTCTTTAATTTTACGATTTTTTAAAGGAATAATTAACATATTTCCACTAATAAAACTAGGTTCGAGTCTGCCGATATTTAATAAATTATAAAGATTATTTTTCACAGATTTAATAAATTTATCGCTAAAAGATTCTCGAATATTAAGATAAGAAATAAGGTTATTTTTATTATCATTATTATCTATCCATTTTAAAAGGAAATCTGTTTTATCTAAAATTCTCGTTAATTCTTCAGCTATTTCCTTTAAATATTGTGCCTTATAGTTAGTAGAATATTCTTTGTTTAATAAAGTAATTAAATTTTTCATTTTGGCACTAAAAGTCTCCCCAACCGAAGATACAGATTTACCACCAATAGGGATAATTAAATAATTATTGTTACCAATTTTACCGTAACCATTAATTCTTGTTATAATCGAGGCTTTCAGTAAAATCAGCATATTGATAACGTTTAAAACCTTTTCTTGTAAGGATAATTGAGCAGATTCTTCATCATAAAAAATAGCTTCTTCCCACATATAAAAATATAAAAATTTATCCTGATTATCATTAGTATTGGTAACTTCATTTTCGATAAATTCCCCTCTACCACGATAGATAA
This window contains:
- a CDS encoding TnsA endonuclease N-terminal domain-containing protein gives rise to the protein MSKFYITVQHFMSNFELSYFYLLEWSPVIYDIRKQYPLLPLEEIIAIAELAGINHPIDPQTKEPIVMTTDFLLTVGQKIDTIEQARTLRQSKDIQSHRTIEKLEIERLYWQERNIDWGIVTEQEIPENLVKNLSWLHPYHDLENLYPLSEAFGPGSVYQIDATIGDIYLVSSLDRNKIIGRPVIYIVIDVFTRMIVGFSVSLEGPSWLGAMLALENVTTNKVEFCRQYGIEITPEDWPYHHLPESILADRGEFEGYNADNLVNALNIRVSNTPPYRADWKGIVERNFGLTNEKMIHWLPGAVRKQRERGDKDYRLDAVLDLHQFRRLMIHQILDHNHNHYLKDYSMDEFMIQDYLQPYPIDLWNWGIQNRVGHLRTQSEDVIRLNLLPSAQASVTAQGIYYNGCCYTCELALREQWFVKARNERRWKVKIAYDPRFVDHIYLRLRDSPVLITCNLVEADLRFKGKDWYEVVEYFELQKQYQESSKTRKQQTQANFHAQVEQIVSEAHKQTSQAKIPQSNRSRVQGILQNRCTEKEYERSKNLGVEENTIQELAEIIRKRSGGGNMVV
- a CDS encoding DUF6444 domain-containing protein, producing MTPSGVKNFVVHQNQRIEQLEKELEELQKRQENLEEKVNSNSNNSNISPSTEIVKPEKKQKPKKTKRKRGGQKGHVGNHRELYPESECQRVEDHLPPTCKCCREKLSGTDDHPYRL
- a CDS encoding reverse transcriptase domain-containing protein; translation: MITLSTANLSLVKEFLENLKNKEAYQFPDYLQNIYSIIIDDYCKQNPKFKQDFNYRECVNKIYQSNAPNVNSDDKNHILEQFYCFFPTHYFKFLQSLVITELENIENNSTNILTWQSVTFIDIGCGAGAGSLALLTLIIEYQKFLVEKNKPISPIRIYLIGLDPSENMLLLYKEILDDLKNKFNDYLIDIKYDILKRAFPEGIDELIDRFKPLNSHSIFLGICNVIRPLWDCFNRGETPAQELIDQALNDQKFSNPEFGSAETRAIKSILEKWELDRLSLLSIATKDRYRWNLKLGLITQKFRKEISISNGKEIIETTVHYYNPISSFFEKNKDSYPSEYYYDYSTFTNESYQNNQQLHSVLNLENIELAWSRSRRYILHETFADEAEIKLFDDDIERKLDRLRQKILARQWMALNVEHTLFYNLPKNPNKSRPKTLPRIEEQILSASIIQSCPVNDLDLQNSYSHRLNDDRDEFLYYYWLDQWLKYIRETHKNAKDNSVFRSDVKGCYQHIKQKELLNNINKYLSTEKRITEILEKIIFRDFKNEVHEEEHTYGCGLSQGHIASGFWAEVYLAKIDRIFREPPQELSYLQQVNLARYADDMVITFDDNENSFDKIESDLKTQFKVIGLELSDEKTQRFPEDGQEYISETTLDKKLDQLSNKFRRLLLSIYNINDDFIKEYKNNREQFISDYYKLIKLIGINISRAWLQRNISQSYNERKTDLDFWQSFAQMMFKISQKIIKFTLDNIPKRLNIWAINHELKFTEFPIQSDGEHWLEEFKQKNKNWYSELIDFKKELINLWKENLSELDKDDLSLKEEKQAQRRLKFTAGRLCTLGLDDIADDLVKIIIEKPWLVPVHFLCRSLANLDRALELLEQIIESSLNSYVKSHAIRALADIKSPLPEKGIDLICEYIQSKDTSICEKLKASEVILFIKQLTDIKNKLSREKLQRLIEEEKDLYLIKNYILILGQVYGEETITDYLKQLQKQYFINYVNCLEDKCEDSQCHNLILIDAIQFVLCNLINNSNKNNLFSQDEPEILSKYYAKKYPVTEMETMTGSNSP
- a CDS encoding carbohydrate ABC transporter permease — protein: MKITRKLTPYLFLIPALIILSIIVFYPALQAFSLSFTKFGYDLTQPPEWVGLENFKRLAEDKLFRQTLINTLIYLLGVVPPLVFLSLILAIVVNQKLRGINWFRTAYYTPVVVSMVVAGLAWKAIYWSNGILNQFWFSLGFKDGIPWLTSPDFAIWSVMVVTIWKGLGYYMVIYLAGLQGISPELYEAASIEGSDGWKKHWDITIPLMKPYIFLVAVISALSATKVFEEIYLLTQGGPRNATKTVVYYLYEKAFKDLDFNYASTMGLVLFTFILVLSIVNLSLSRKVS
- a CDS encoding MBL fold metallo-hydrolase — its product is MINRRDWIRLTGTGVLTTLLTTKYSQGKKAMASPKQVSIEWLGHSAFLFSNPQIRILANPFTPLGCTAKYQAPKPIVDLVMISSRLLDEGSASGLPNNPQLMVEPGVYNVNNIEFQGIKTLHDREGGRRFGDNIVWKWTQGGVKLLHLGGIASPISIEQKILMGTPDIIFIPVGGGAKAYNAEEAMKAIEILNPRMVIPTQYLTNATEANVCELQGVQRFVDLAKEANFNINIIKGNRITVRPEDFPSEGTLVRVFDGSNLIIN